The DNA sequence CCGCAGCACGGCCCCGACGGGTCCCGACAGCCGGTTCCCCGCCAGCGAGAGGTACACCAGCGTGCCTGGCAGCGGCGGGACCCCGCCGGACAGACGGTTGCTCCGGAGGTCGAGGTGGAGCAGCGGCGACCTGACCCCGCGCGGGATCTCGCCGGCGAGCGCGTTGTGGGAGAGGATGAGCGTCCGGAGGTCCCGGAGCTGGAGGAGCGAGGTCGGTATCCGCCCCGTGAACCCGTTCTTACTGAGGTCAACGGTGCGGAGCGCGGGCGCGAAGGCGGGCGGGAGGTCGCCGGCGAGGAGGTTCCCCGCGAGTGCGAGGAAGCGGAGGGACGGGAGGGAGGTGACGGCGGGGGAGAGAGTCCCCGTGACGCGGCCCGGGACGAGGGAGAGGGACGTGAGCGCGGGGAGCGTGGCGATGGCGGCGGACGGGAAGGTGCCCGAGAGCCCCGGCGCGCCCGCGCGCGGGTCGCCGAGCGCGAGCGTGGCGACGCGGCCGGTGGAGGTGCAGGAGACGCCCGCGAAGGCGCAGGGGTCCCCCGTGAAGTCCCAGGACGCGAAGAAGCGCGAGCCTGGGAGGTCCGTCAGGGACCGCCGCACCACTTGTAGCGCCAGGTAGTCCACCGGGTGGAGCGTGGCGTCCGCCGCCGCGAGCAGGAGGAGTGTCGCGAGCAATGGCAGCAGGCGCGAGGCCATGGCCCTCGCCGGGTTAGGCTTGACGGCGGCGGGCGAGTTCGCTGCGCGGCGCACTCCCTGGCGGCGGAGTGGGGTGGCGGTGGACTGACTGGTGGTGAGCTTGGGGACAAGGGCAAGGGCAGAGAGGACTATGGGGATGGGTGCTTTGAAGCGCGTGCGGACGAGGCGGTGGGGGCCCAGCTAGGCGA is a window from the Sorghum bicolor cultivar BTx623 chromosome 5, Sorghum_bicolor_NCBIv3, whole genome shotgun sequence genome containing:
- the LOC8082038 gene encoding probable LRR receptor-like serine/threonine-protein kinase At4g36180, which codes for MASRLLPLLATLLLLAAADATLHPVDYLALQVVRRSLTDLPGSRFFASWDFTGDPCAFAGVSCTSTGRVATLALGDPRAGAPGLSGTFPSAAIATLPALTSLSLVPGRVTGTLSPAVTSLPSLRFLALAGNLLAGDLPPAFAPALRTVDLSKNGFTGRIPTSLLQLRDLRTLILSHNALAGEIPRGVRSPLLHLDLRSNRLSGGVPPLPGTLVYLSLAGNRLSGPVGAVLRRLNRLSFLDLGRNWFSGEVPGEVFAFSRIGYLQLRKNAFSGELRPAGRVPPGATVDLSHNALSGAVPPELATASAVYLNGNRFAGEVPREVAAAAEAGRMRVLFLQDNFLTGIAVGGVPASAAVCAHWNCVAPPPAVVAACPAKGGRGRRRPQTQCRGRAG